A portion of the Lampris incognitus isolate fLamInc1 chromosome 9, fLamInc1.hap2, whole genome shotgun sequence genome contains these proteins:
- the nacad gene encoding NAC-alpha domain-containing protein 1, whose protein sequence is MGEERQHSPTQKDLQHSQCHVPEGELCTGKPFAAKKEKGKQNKHDASRPGKSVDKSVNDPEEPSVLFKTTADGCSTGDTDESKTKRGQKLNSQAASSDAQQRASEEDTTNSDSQGRRNDCPNQDVHIPSPGYCISPTHISANLNDASLMNQEVKQTQEVLDNRPLPDSQTGSSKDINDNNITSNQSSPAPGNIPSSPTPLSSSPPPLSSSPLPCAFTEQDDLPSPIQESEPVLSSSQPQHPLSAHHTKNLLSSCPNTQPLPPAQLPLNGHLQEAAVTPPTPTTPTRSVTSTPVPSAALQSLSQPAQEFVPRSGSLNIVPVPDSKSHHHSLSHSPSPPDHTKHHKQVKTAHKQSAQDSGRDFGLVEEDTESESDIAAFQQGHQTQPRGVSASRSCSVHESETSSQKEIQPFSACPLADRQQGYPSIQSHKISEEIDLTFKNNGSCNDSESEGSVPELEEPGVAPLRPSEPQSISPEDDGMNRPKQSRSEKKARKAMSKLGLKPVHGVTRITIRKSKSILFVISRPDVFKSPASDIYIVFGEAKIEDLSQQVHKAAAEKFKVPVSSSPLTPPVPPSLTIKEESEEEEEEVDEGGLEQRDIELVMAQANVSRAKAVRALRHNKNDIVNAIMELTM, encoded by the exons ATGGGAGAGGAACGACAACACTCTCCTACACAGAAAGATCTGCAGCACTCCCAATGTCACGTCCCGGAGGGGGAGCTTTGCACAGGTAAACCTTTTGCTGCTAAGAAGGAAAAAGGGAAACAGAATAAACATGATGCATCTCGGCCGGGCAAATCTGTAGACAAGTCTGTTAATGACCCAGAAGAACCTTCTGTACTGTTTAAAACCACAGCAGATGGATGCTCAACAGGGGACACAGACGAGTCTAAAACTAAGAGGGGACAGAAACTGAACAGCCAAGCCGCGTCTTCAGATGCACAACAGAGGGCGTCGGAAGAGGACACAACTAATTCAGATTCACAGGGAAGAAGGAATGACTGCCCAAATCAAGATGTCCACATTCCCAGCCCTGGATActgcatctctcccactcatATCTCCGCCAACCTCAATGATGCTTCATTAATGAATCAGGAAGTAAAACAGACACAGGAAGTGCTTGATAACAGGCCGTTGCCTGACAGCCAGACAGGAAGCAGTAAGGACATTAATGACAACAACATCACGAGCAACCAGAGCTCACCTGCACCGGGTAACATACCATCCTCCCcaactcctctctcctcctcgccgcctcctctctcctcctccccactCCCTTGCGCCTTCACAGAGCAAGATGACCTCCCCTCTCCCATCCAGGAGTCTGAGCCTGTCCTTTCCTCATCACAGCCCCAACATCCCCTGTCCGCCCATCACACAAAAAACCTCCTCTCCTCTTGCCCCAACACCCAACCACTGCCTCCTGCCCAGCTTCCACTAAATGGCCACCTCCAAGAGGCCGCTGTTACCCCTCCTACACCGACTACACCTACCAGAAGTGTAACCTCCACCCCGGTTCCTTCTGCAGCCCTGCAAAGCCTCTCCCAACCCGCCCAGGAGTTTGTACCCAGGTCCGGGTCTCTGAATATTGTGCCTGTTCCAGACTCTAAGTCCCATCACCATTCCCTATCCCATTCACCGTCTCCGCCTGACCACACCAAACACCACAAACAGGTCAAGACAGCTCACAAACAGAGCGCACAGGACAGCGGCAGGG ACTTTGGCCTCGTCGAGGAAGACACGGAGAGTGAGAGCGACATCGCTGCCTTTCAACAAGGTCACCAAACTCAGCCCAGGGGGGTTTCAGCGAGCAGAAGTTGCTCCGTGCACGAGTCTGAAACATCCAGCCAAAAGGAAATCCAGCCTTTCTCTGCCTGCCCGCTAGCAGACAGACAGCAAGGCTACCCAAGCATCCAAAGCCACAAGATTTCAGAGGAGATTGACCTAACGTTCAAAAACAATG GCTCTTGTAATGACTCAGAGAGTGAGGGGTCAGTGCCGGAGTTGGAGGAGCCAGGGGTTGCACCGCTGAGACCCTCAGAGCCCCAG TCCATCTCTCCTGAGGATGATGGGATGAACAGGCCTAAACAAAGCCGAAGTGAGAAGAAAGCCCGCAAG GCCATGTCGAAGCTGGGTCTGAAGCCAGTCCATGGTGTGACCAGGATCACCATCAGGAAGTCGAAGAGCATCTTGTTCGTCATCAGCAGACCGGATGTCTTCAAGAGCCCCGCTTCTGACATCTACATCGTATTCGGCGAGGCCAAG atcgaGGATCTGTCCCAGCAGGTTCACAAGGCAGCAGCAGAGAAGTTCAAGGTGCCTgtgtcctcctcccccctgactcCCCCTGTTCCTCCCAGCCTCACCATCAAggaggagagtgaagaggaggaggaggag GTGGATGAGGGAGGTCTGGAGCAGAGGGATATTGAGCTCGTGATGGCCCAGGCCAATGTTTCACGGGCCAAGGCCGTCCGCGCACTGAGACACAACAAAAACGACATTGTCAATGCTATCATg GAGCTGACCATGTGA